Proteins from a genomic interval of Pseudomonas sp. RC10:
- a CDS encoding amidotransferase — protein MSLRICILETDVLRPELVDQYTGYGRMFESLFSRQPIPAEFVVYNVMHGNYPSDDEHFDAYLITGSKADSFGTDPWIQTLKTYLLERYKRGDKLLGVCFGHQLLALLLGGKTERATQGWGVGIHHYDLAPATPWMTPAMDKLTLLISHQDQVTALPEGATVIASSPFCQFAAYHINDQVLCFQGHPEFIHEYSRTLLDIRQDALGQQVYSKGVASLEEDHHGTTVAEWMMRFVANKPANGKQPAAS, from the coding sequence ATGTCGTTACGCATCTGCATTCTCGAAACCGACGTTCTTCGCCCGGAACTGGTCGATCAATACACAGGTTATGGGCGGATGTTCGAATCCCTGTTCTCGCGCCAGCCGATCCCCGCCGAATTCGTCGTCTACAACGTGATGCACGGCAATTACCCGTCAGATGACGAGCATTTCGACGCGTACCTGATCACCGGCTCCAAGGCCGATTCCTTCGGCACCGACCCGTGGATTCAAACCCTCAAGACCTACCTGTTGGAGCGCTACAAGCGTGGCGACAAGCTGCTGGGCGTGTGCTTCGGCCATCAATTATTGGCCCTGCTGCTGGGTGGCAAGACCGAACGCGCGACTCAAGGATGGGGTGTGGGCATTCACCACTACGATCTGGCGCCTGCCACGCCGTGGATGACTCCGGCGATGGACAAACTGACCCTGCTGATCAGCCACCAGGATCAGGTCACGGCATTGCCCGAAGGCGCGACGGTCATCGCTTCAAGCCCGTTCTGCCAGTTCGCGGCGTACCACATCAACGACCAAGTGCTGTGCTTTCAGGGCCACCCCGAATTCATCCACGAGTACTCGCGCACCCTGCTCGATATTCGTCAGGATGCGTTGGGCCAACAGGTGTACAGCAAAGGCGTTGCCAGCCTGGAAGAAGACCACCACGGCACGACCGTGGCGGAGTGGATGATGCGGTTTGTGGCCAACAAGCCGGCCAATGGCAAGCAACCAGCGGCAAGCTGA